One window from the genome of Periophthalmus magnuspinnatus isolate fPerMag1 chromosome 18, fPerMag1.2.pri, whole genome shotgun sequence encodes:
- the trmt10b gene encoding tRNA methyltransferase 10 homolog B, with protein MANSFENSMNDVNVISEDLDLLHIEVDTDLTENRPDRENAVCSKNVLRKQRHWERQLTAKKSKRKKERQRRKLNREQSDGDADRPQHTKRVLKAITKERLAEAQSTGPRLCVDLSMTDCMSDKEISRLSGQLRRLYGSNKKASRPFHLFLTDLREDSRLYRECVRMNDGFLNYAMDLMEESCLDLFPSVTIVYLTPDAEQALQSVDPGKVYVLGGLVDESIQKKLSLGRASELSVLTARLPIEEYMIKKNNPKNFHSKILAINQVFDILLTFCDTGSWTEAFRLWFPLGKGYTVDPNTSKSQS; from the exons ATGGCTAATTCTTTTGAAAATAGTATGAATGATGTAAATGTCATCTCGGAGGATTTGGACCTGCTTCACATTGAGGTGGACACAGATTTGACTGAGAACAGACCCGACAGAGAAAATGCAGTTTGTTCT AAAAATGTCTTGAGGAAGCAGCGACACTGGGAGAGACAACTGACTGCAAAAAAGAGCAAACGAAAAAAGGAGAGGCAACGTAGGAAGCTTAATCGAGAGCAATCTG atgGTGATGCAGACCGTCCTCAGCATACCAAAAGGGTGCTGAAGGCCATTACTAAAGAGCGTTTGGCAGAAGCTCAGTCCACAGGTCCCAGACTGTGTGTGGACCTCAGTATGACGGACTGCATGTCTGACAAG GAGATCAGCAGACTGTCTGGGCAGCTCAGACGCCTCTATGGCTCAAACAAAAAGGCATCTCGACCATTTCACCTGTTTCTGACGGACCTGAGAGAGGACAGCCGCTTGTACAGAGAGTGTGTGCGAATGAACGATGGCTTCCTCAACTACGCT ATGGACCTAATGGAAGAAAGCTGTTTAGATCTATTCCCATCAGTGACAATTGTTTACCTCACACCAGATGCTGAACAAG CTTTACAGAGTGTGGACCCTGGCAAAGTGTATGTTCTTGGTGGACTTGTGGATGAAAGCATTCAAAAG AAGTTGAGCTTGGGCAGAGCCAGTGAGTTGAGCGTTCTCACAGCCAGACTCCCAATAGAAGAATACATGATCaagaaaaacaacccaaaaaacttCCACTCTAAAATACTGGCTATTAACCAGG TTTTCGACATCTTATTGACATTCTGTGACACTGGCAGCTGGACAGAGGCCTTCAGGTTGTGGTTTCCTTTGGGGAAGGGATACACCGTTGACCCAAATACCTCAAAATCTCAAAGTTAG